In one window of Eleutherodactylus coqui strain aEleCoq1 chromosome 10, aEleCoq1.hap1, whole genome shotgun sequence DNA:
- the SLITRK4 gene encoding SLIT and NTRK-like protein 4, translated as MIYPSSLRSYCHCLKMFLWLFLFLSTPISSTNPDSELTQEICNVCSCLSVENVLYVNCEKVAVYRPNQLKPPQSNFYHLNFQNNLLIILYPNTFLNFTHAVSLQLGNNKLQNIEGGAFLGLSALKQLHLNNNELKILRADTFLGIENLEYLQADYNLIKYIERGAFNKLHKLKVLILNDNLISALPDNIFRFASLTHLDIRGNRIQKMPYIGVLEHIGRVVELQLEDNPWNCTCDLLPLKAWLENMPYNIYIGEAICETPSDLYGRLLKETNKQELCSMGTGSDFDVRILPPSMETTLTTPGGHTAQTSLNRLVTKPPKTANPSKNSGIVSGKSVSNHSLSQIVSFQTRVPPLSPCPSPCVCKTHPSDLGLSVNCQERNVYSLAELAPKPINAKKLHVNGNYIKQVEQTDFAEFEGLDLLHLGSNQLTAIQGNVFCNLTNLRRLYLNGNQIERLSPEIFTGLHNLQYLYLEYNVIRDISEGTFESMPNLQLLYLNNNLLRSLPAYIFSGVPLARLNIRNNHFMYLPVSGVLDQLKSLTQIDLEGNPWDCTCDLVALKLWLEKLSEGIVMKEVKCETPVQFANIELRSLKNEILCPKLINKPPTQYTSPIPAITFTTPLGPMKSPPGGPVPLSILILSILVVLILTVFVAFCLLVFVLRRNKKPTVKHEGIGSQECSSMQLQLRKHDQKALKMDGISAETFFPQTIEQMSKSHTCGIKDAEMGFPFSDLQGQRVALRNMTDKDKDLVHGDPKKRLSTIDELDEFFPGRDSNLFIQNFLESKKEYNSIGVSGFEIHYPEKLQDRKCKKSLIGGNHSKIVVEQRKSEYFELKAKLQGTPDYLQVLEEQTALSKM; from the coding sequence ATGATTTACCCCAGCAGCCTGAGATCTTATTGTCACTGCCTGAAGATGTTTCTGTGGCTTTTCCTGTTCCTCTCCACCCCAATCTCCTCCACCAACCCGGACTCAGAACTCACCCAGGAGATCTGCAATGTCTGCTCTTGTCTGTCAGTAGAAAATGTGCTATATGTCAACTGTGAAAAAGTGGCAGTGTACAGACCAAACCAGCTGAAGCCCCCACAATCCAATTTCTATCACTTAAACTTTCAAAATAATCTTTTGATCATTCTGTACCCTAATACTTTCCTTAATTTTACTCATGCTGTGTCCCTGCAACTGGGCAATAACAAACTGCAGAATATTGAGGGAGGAGCTTTCCTGGGACTTAGTGCATTAAAACAGTTGCACTTGAACAACAATGAATTAAAGATCCTGAGGGCTGACACTTTCCTGGGCATAGAGAACTtggagtatctccaggctgactaCAATTTAATCAAGTATATTGAGCGAGGAGCCTTCAATAAGCTACACAAGCTGAAAGTCCTTATTTTAAATGACAATCTAATATCTGCCCTCCCTGATAATATATTTAGGTTTGCCTCTTTAACTCATTTGGACATTAGAGGAAATAGAATCCAGAAGATGCCCTACATAGGTGTCTTGGAGCACATTGGGAGGGTTGTGGAGCTGCAGCTGGAAGATAACCCTTGGAATTGTACGTGTGATTTGCTGCCTCTAAAAGCTTGGCTGGAAAACATGCCATACAATATCTACATTGGAGAAGCTATATGTGAGACGCCAAGTGATCTGTATGGAAGATTATTAAAAGAGACTAATAAACAAGAGTTATGTTCTATGGGAACTGGGAGTGACTTTGATGTACGGATATTGCCTCCATCCATGGAGACAACACTCACCACTCCTGGAGGGCATACAGCTCAAACATCACTAAATCGTCTGGTCACCAAACCCCCCAAAACAGCTAATCCATCCAAAAACTCTGGTATCGTATCTGGCAAATCTGTATCCAACCACAGCCTTAGCCAGATTGTATCATTTCAGACCAGGGTGCCTCCCCTGTCACCTTGTCCATCTCCGTGTGTTTGTAAGACCCATCCTTCTGATTTGGGATTAAGTGTTAACTGTCAGGAAAGGAATGTATATTCATTAGCTGAGCTGGCACCTAAACCCATAAATGCAAAGAAACTTCACGTCAATGGGAATTATATCAAACAAGTAGAACAAACAGACTTTGCAGAATTTGAAGGTCTGGATCTGCTTCATTTAGGAAGCAATCAATTAACAGCTATTCAAGGAAATGTCTTCTGCAATCTTACTAACCTGAGGAGGCTTTATCTCAATGGAAACCAAATTGAACGCCTCAGCCCTGAGATATTTACTGGTTTGCACAATCTGCAGTACCTTTACCTGGAATACAATGTGATAAGAGATATATCGGAGGGAACCTTTGAATCCATGCCAAATCTTCAGCTGCTGTATTTAAATAACAACCTTCTGAGGAGCCTGCCAGCTTATATTTTCTCTGGAGTGCCCCTGGCAAGGCTTAATATAAGAAATAATCATTTCATGTACTTGCCTGTAAGTGGCGTTCTTGACCAGCTCAAATCTCTTACACAGATTGATCTGGAAGGAAACCCGTGGGACTGCACTTGTGATTTAGTTGCTTTGAAACTCTGGCTGGAGAAACTCAGTGAAGGTATTGTCATGAAGGAGGTCAAATGTGAGACACCTGTGCAGTTTGCAAATATTGAGCTGAGATCactaaaaaatgaaattttatgcCCCAAACTAATAAACAAGCCACCCACACAGTACACCAGCCCGATCCCTGCAATTACATTTACAACTCCCTTGGGTCCCATGAAAAGCCCTCCAGGTGGACCTGTCCCTTTATCTATTTTAATACTTAGCATTTTAGTAGTGCTTATATTAACTGTTTTTGTTGCCTTTTGCCTCCTTGTTTTTGTCTTGAGACGTAACAAAAAACCCACAGTGAAGCATGAAGGCATTGGGAGTCAGGAGTGCAGTTCTATGCAGCTCCAGTTAAGGAAGCATGACCAGAAAGCCCTTAAGATGGATGGTATATCCGCAGAAACCTTTTTTCCACAGACCATTGAACAGATGAGTAAGAGTCACACTTGTGGCATAAAGGATGCTGAAATGGGATTTCCATTTTCTGATCTCCAAGGGCAAAGGGTGGCCCTCAGGAACATGACTGACAAAGACAAAGATTTGGTACATGGGGATCCTAAAAAAAGACTTAGCACAATTGATGAACTGGATGAATTCTTTCCAGGAAGGGACTCCAATTTATTTATCCAGAATTTTTTAGAAAGTAAAAAAGAATATAATAGCATAGGAGTCAGTGGCTTTGAAATACATTATCCCGAAAAGCTACAAGATAGAAAATGCAAGAAATCTTTAATAGGTGGAAATCACAGTAAAATTGTAGTAGAGCAGAGAAAGAGTGAATATTTTGAACTCAAAGCCAAACTTCAAGGCACACCTGATTACTTACAAGTGCTTGAAGAACAAACAGCGTTGAGCAAAATGTAG